A single region of the Brassica rapa cultivar Chiifu-401-42 chromosome A03, CAAS_Brap_v3.01, whole genome shotgun sequence genome encodes:
- the LOC103862608 gene encoding tubulin-folding cofactor C, with translation MKTPSSQDKTQTNKQMEEEDPRSETVDEALQKKHNDMLERFSARHQARKSDSASSSSTFESTSSFLSQFADSKRSIESRIADLRLASSSEDSSKIKSDLAEVSSSIDDLEKLVAANSYFLPSYEVRSSLRSASDLKQSLDALSAALLPKKKFSFKSKQSSSAAAATKIQKRDLVSPPTNVVVRDSPGFRNKRGETLSKSFRSSSSIGEFTLSDLDSCRVHLTGTVNALFIHRLRNCSVYTGPVLGSILIDDVEDCVLVAASHQIRVHRAKRSDFYLRVRSRPIIEDSNGVRFGPYCLGYGGIEEDLKAAGLEEETESWANVDDFLWLRALHSPNWSILPPEERLSSVSISGLGGDSS, from the coding sequence atgaaaacgCCGTCGTCACAGGACAAGacgcaaacaaacaaacaaatggaAGAGGAGGACCCGAGATCCGAAACCGTAGACGAGGCATTGCAGAAGAAGCACAATGACATGCTCGAACGCTTCTCCGCTCGCCACCAAGCTCGTAAATCCGATTCAGCTTCCTCTTCCTCCACCTTCGAATCGACCTCCTCGTTCCTCTCCCAATTCGCCGACTCCAAACGATCAATCGAATCCCGAATCGCCGATCTACGACTCGCCTCCTCCTCGGAAGATTCATCCAAGATCAAATCCGATCTCGCGGAGGTCTCATCATCGATCGACGATCTCGAGAAGCTAGTCGCAGCCAACTCCTACTTCCTCCCCTCGTACGAAGTCCGATCCTCTCTCAGATCCGCCTCCGACCTCAAACAGAGCCTCGACGCCCTCTCCGCCGCCCTACTCCCGAAGAAGAAGTTCTCCTTCAAGTCCAAACAGTCTTCTTCCGCCGCCGCCGCTACAAAGATCCAGAAACGCGATCTCGTTTCTCCTCCAACAAACGTCGTCGTACGCGATTCTCCGGGATTCAGGAACAAACGAGGAGAGACTCTTTCGAAAAGCTTCAGATCCTCGTCGTCGATCGGAGAGTTCACGTTGTCAGATCTCGATTCGTGCCGAGTGCATTTGACTGGAACAGTCAACGCTCTCTTCATCCACCGGTTGAGGAACTGCAGCGTCTACACAGGTCCTGTGCTCGGTTCGATTCTGATTGATGACGTGGAGGATTGCGTTCTTGTGGCGGCCTCGCATCAGATTAGGGTCCATCGCGCCAAGAGGAGTGATTTCTATCTGAGAGTGAGGAGCCGTCCCATTATAGAAGACAGCAATGGAGTCAGGTTCGGGCCTTACTGTTTGGGCTACGGAGGGATCGAGGAGGATTTGAAGGCGGCGGGTTTGGAGGAGGAGACGGAGAGCTGGGCCAATGTTGATGATTTCTTGTGGCTCAGAGCTCTTCACTCGCCTAACTGGTCCATCTTGCCCCCAGAGGAAAGGCTTTCTTCGGTTTCTATTTCCGGACTAGGAGGAGATTCTTCTTGA
- the LOC103862607 gene encoding adenylyl-sulfate kinase 2, chloroplastic isoform X2, with the protein MEGLAIRASRPSIICSLPGVDVGSQRLPLSDGFLRLPTSSYAADKPKLVAKSASLHPISADFPALSETNVKEERINGDKNKPENIVWHESSICRCDRQQLLQQKGCVIWITGLSGSGKSTVACALSKALFERGKLTYTLDGDNVRHGLNRDLTFKAEDRTENIRRIGEVAKLFADVGVICIASLISPYRRDRDECRSLLPEGDFVEVFMDVPLSVCESRDPKGLYKLARAGKIKGFTGIDDPYEAPLNCEVVLKHTGDDDSCSPRQMAEHIISYLQNKGYLEG; encoded by the exons ATGGAAGGATTAGCAATCAGAGCATCGCGACCGTCCATCATCTGCTCTCTTCCAGGTGTCGATGTCGGTTCTCAGCGACTGCCTCTAAGTGACGGTTTCCTCAGGCTCCCAACGTCATCATATGCTGCAGATAAGCCAAAACTAGTCGCGAAGTCTGCTTCTTTACATCCGATCT CCGCCGATTTTCCCGCCCTTTCAG agaCGAATGTGAAAGAAGAGAGAATCAACGGAGACAAGAATAAGCCAGAGAACATCGTGTGGCACGAGAGTTCCATTTGCAGATGCGACCGACAACAACTTCTTCAACAGAAGGGTTGCGTCATTTGGATCACTGGTCTCAGCGGCTCAGGGAAAAGCACTGTTGCTTGTGCCTTAAGTAAAGCTCTGTTCGAAAGAGGCAAACTTACTTACACACTTGACGGAGACAATGTACGTCATGGTCTTAACCGGGACCTCACTTTCAAAGCTGAGGATCGTACCGAAAACATACGCAGGATCG GTGAGGTGGCAAAGCTGTTTGCTGACGTTGGCGTCATTTGTATAGCAAGTTTGATTTCTCCTTACCGGAGAGACAGAGATGAATGCCGGTCGTTGTTACCCGAGGGAGATTTCGTGGAG GTTTTCATGGATGTTCCTCTGTCTGTGTGCGAGTCAAGAGATCCAAAGGGGTTGTACAAGCTCGCACGTGCCGGCAAAATCAAAG GCTTTACTGGAATCGATGATCCTTACGAGGCGCCACTGAACTGCGAG GTTGTTCTGAAACACACCGGAGATGACGATTCTTGTTCACCACGTCAGATGGCTGAACATATCATCTCCTACTTGCAAAACAAAGGGTACCTTGAGGGATAA
- the LOC103862607 gene encoding adenylyl-sulfate kinase 2, chloroplastic isoform X1, whose protein sequence is MEGLAIRASRPSIICSLPGVDVGSQRLPLSDGFLRLPTSSYAADKPKLVAKSASLHPISAVNVSAQASLTADFPALSETNVKEERINGDKNKPENIVWHESSICRCDRQQLLQQKGCVIWITGLSGSGKSTVACALSKALFERGKLTYTLDGDNVRHGLNRDLTFKAEDRTENIRRIGEVAKLFADVGVICIASLISPYRRDRDECRSLLPEGDFVEVFMDVPLSVCESRDPKGLYKLARAGKIKGFTGIDDPYEAPLNCEVVLKHTGDDDSCSPRQMAEHIISYLQNKGYLEG, encoded by the exons ATGGAAGGATTAGCAATCAGAGCATCGCGACCGTCCATCATCTGCTCTCTTCCAGGTGTCGATGTCGGTTCTCAGCGACTGCCTCTAAGTGACGGTTTCCTCAGGCTCCCAACGTCATCATATGCTGCAGATAAGCCAAAACTAGTCGCGAAGTCTGCTTCTTTACATCCGATCTCCGCCGTTAATGTCTCTGCTCAAGCTTCCCTCACCGCCGATTTTCCCGCCCTTTCAG agaCGAATGTGAAAGAAGAGAGAATCAACGGAGACAAGAATAAGCCAGAGAACATCGTGTGGCACGAGAGTTCCATTTGCAGATGCGACCGACAACAACTTCTTCAACAGAAGGGTTGCGTCATTTGGATCACTGGTCTCAGCGGCTCAGGGAAAAGCACTGTTGCTTGTGCCTTAAGTAAAGCTCTGTTCGAAAGAGGCAAACTTACTTACACACTTGACGGAGACAATGTACGTCATGGTCTTAACCGGGACCTCACTTTCAAAGCTGAGGATCGTACCGAAAACATACGCAGGATCG GTGAGGTGGCAAAGCTGTTTGCTGACGTTGGCGTCATTTGTATAGCAAGTTTGATTTCTCCTTACCGGAGAGACAGAGATGAATGCCGGTCGTTGTTACCCGAGGGAGATTTCGTGGAG GTTTTCATGGATGTTCCTCTGTCTGTGTGCGAGTCAAGAGATCCAAAGGGGTTGTACAAGCTCGCACGTGCCGGCAAAATCAAAG GCTTTACTGGAATCGATGATCCTTACGAGGCGCCACTGAACTGCGAG GTTGTTCTGAAACACACCGGAGATGACGATTCTTGTTCACCACGTCAGATGGCTGAACATATCATCTCCTACTTGCAAAACAAAGGGTACCTTGAGGGATAA